The candidate division KSB1 bacterium genome window below encodes:
- a CDS encoding class I SAM-dependent methyltransferase, which translates to MGCGTGGWVQIFSEALGAKAIGIDVVNYHNSEYPFCLFDGYELPFRDRALDIGILIHVLHHSDDAEKLLTECRRVIKDKIIIFEDMAACRVQNGFTTFHDFWGNKVKKVFSGIKRTAFFSFAFDSDDIQLPDLRSLVFPV; encoded by the coding sequence ATCGGTTGCGGTACCGGTGGCTGGGTGCAAATATTCTCAGAAGCGCTCGGAGCAAAGGCAATCGGAATCGACGTGGTTAACTATCATAATTCCGAATATCCGTTTTGTTTATTTGACGGCTACGAGCTGCCTTTCCGGGATCGTGCTCTCGACATCGGAATTTTAATTCATGTTTTGCACCACAGCGATGATGCAGAAAAACTACTGACCGAATGCAGACGAGTGATCAAAGACAAAATAATTATTTTTGAGGACATGGCGGCGTGCAGAGTTCAGAATGGATTTACGACCTTCCACGATTTCTGGGGGAACAAAGTGAAAAAAGTTTTTTCGGGCATCAAGAGGACTGCATTCTTTTCATTCGCTTTTGATTCCGATGACATACAACTACCGGACTTACGGTCGTTGGTTTTCCCTGTTTAA